The following proteins come from a genomic window of Gynuella sunshinyii YC6258:
- a CDS encoding ATP-binding protein — protein MYLKKFIYVNWGNIPALEFDFGPINLLSGGNGSGKTTAADAIQTIMTAAHDTLFMFNPGQDEATQRGRNKQVRTLASYVLGCDDGSYARPEGAVGYLGAVFYPTEGETASPFTALIGVSASLDRAGTQAVARQNDMQFFISPAEELALDDLVKTDASGGKQVVSMDVLTKQVRKRFGADAIEKYDTKRQYLRRLYGALRGRRDGVSEAEALNAARAFSRFMAYKPVKSINGFVAHEILEPKNLGEAIRSISELMKTIYAMESEATRLKETAGILENTRAKSDAYIEQWIEHHVLEYLAARSRYLKEQKAYLDTKEQQKNIREAIEQSKKDRELAARRREQLHEQLVNIEAQRKGIGALQAKDDYEKLIRNNTDKLHELVPKLLEQANNLEGAAQANRSIQQLLSQSSLSADIPELGQRSLLTQAKAVIAKSEQEQIDFPRLLGKDLAGLAALEDHLDSALASQKQLNQWRDTWFSSEQSRSGMSLRDQVARLVEQRDQKLQAIRRQIAMKQVDIDSLSTLQVNYPGYTRAAIEAIRRECPQADPRVLCDYIEVIDPDWQSALEGYIGGARFSIIVEPEFEAEAIQIVRNMPGRDNRARVVQGSKARSDAERMKVPANSIIHLMEFNHAVVKGYITATYGSVEQVRDAQTLTQTRRGVTATGMGSGGYSMFRCDLPDSELVFGKGARERALAAKKAELNQLAVQANEADQSIGEARNLLNAVNQLPHLVYADYMQAMLECHRSIQTSEQALDMLDLSDFESLEIEFNRLRQQQQELDQSISSLDKETGEQENRLKTVSKRCEDLADQQDETLTVVETREEDLRNIKTVWPEFDADARLASADEEAKDVTQEFVDNQVMAIAAELNSKAHEIERNILEHNQRCTPGDAIVYQPDYALGHNQTFFKGICMVRREADQVHNRLKNNILVDKLDKLVGLKEDFNNAFVTNLCHSIYQSINDGKRILENLNKELEHHRFGADRESYRFGWEWVPEYKEYWSFFKEIINDPSLGESNTLFSSSLSDKSKKIRDQLMSMLLDEDEQKAMRELERISDYRNYRNYEIYKQPEGKEPIALSQYGTGSGGQLETPAYIIRSAAITSAFRFSEGDSHLRMVLVDEAFSKMDETRSKEVINYLTETLGLQLLFIMPTSKSGPFMDLISNQFVFTKVPLPAGQKTGELATRVLVDRQKCNQDRIKELWANHRRVVMHQGELDFMEEFA, from the coding sequence ATGTATCTGAAGAAATTTATTTATGTTAATTGGGGTAATATTCCGGCTTTGGAATTTGATTTTGGCCCAATCAACCTGCTCAGTGGTGGTAATGGCTCCGGTAAGACGACCGCAGCGGATGCCATTCAGACCATCATGACAGCAGCACATGATACCTTGTTCATGTTTAACCCCGGTCAGGATGAGGCTACCCAGCGTGGCCGTAACAAACAGGTCAGAACCCTGGCCAGTTATGTGCTCGGATGTGACGATGGCAGTTATGCCAGACCGGAAGGCGCAGTGGGCTATCTGGGAGCGGTCTTTTATCCGACGGAGGGCGAAACCGCGTCGCCGTTCACCGCACTGATTGGTGTATCTGCCTCCCTCGACCGTGCCGGTACCCAGGCTGTGGCGCGTCAGAATGATATGCAGTTTTTTATCAGCCCGGCGGAAGAGCTGGCACTTGACGATCTGGTGAAAACCGATGCCTCCGGTGGCAAGCAGGTTGTCTCCATGGACGTGCTGACCAAGCAGGTGCGTAAGCGTTTTGGTGCTGACGCGATTGAAAAATACGATACCAAACGGCAGTATCTGCGGCGTCTTTATGGTGCTCTGCGGGGGCGTCGCGATGGTGTTTCCGAAGCAGAAGCGCTGAATGCGGCTCGCGCCTTCAGCCGTTTTATGGCCTACAAACCTGTCAAAAGCATCAATGGTTTTGTGGCTCACGAGATTCTGGAGCCGAAAAATCTGGGCGAAGCCATTCGCAGTATTTCAGAACTGATGAAAACCATTTATGCGATGGAAAGCGAAGCCACCCGGCTGAAGGAAACGGCAGGTATTCTGGAGAACACTCGGGCCAAATCCGATGCCTATATCGAACAGTGGATTGAGCATCATGTGCTGGAATATCTCGCTGCCAGAAGTCGTTATCTCAAAGAACAAAAAGCGTACCTGGATACCAAAGAACAGCAAAAAAATATACGTGAAGCCATTGAACAGTCCAAAAAAGACCGTGAACTGGCCGCCCGCCGGCGTGAACAGTTGCATGAGCAACTGGTCAATATCGAGGCACAGCGCAAAGGCATTGGTGCGTTACAGGCCAAAGATGATTACGAGAAACTGATTCGCAACAATACCGACAAACTACACGAGTTGGTGCCGAAGCTGTTGGAACAGGCCAACAATCTTGAAGGTGCCGCTCAGGCCAATCGCTCCATTCAGCAATTATTGTCGCAGTCTTCATTGTCAGCGGATATCCCTGAACTTGGGCAGCGGTCGCTGTTAACTCAGGCCAAGGCAGTGATTGCCAAATCCGAACAGGAACAGATCGATTTCCCGCGCTTGCTGGGTAAGGATCTGGCGGGCTTGGCTGCACTCGAAGATCATCTGGACAGCGCCCTGGCCAGTCAAAAACAACTGAATCAGTGGCGTGACACCTGGTTCAGCTCTGAGCAGAGCCGTTCCGGTATGAGTCTGCGTGATCAGGTGGCGCGGCTGGTGGAACAGCGTGATCAAAAGCTACAGGCAATTCGACGCCAAATTGCCATGAAACAGGTGGATATCGACAGCTTGTCTACCTTGCAAGTGAATTATCCCGGTTATACCCGCGCGGCCATAGAAGCAATTCGGCGGGAGTGCCCACAGGCTGACCCCAGAGTATTGTGTGACTACATTGAGGTCATTGACCCTGACTGGCAATCGGCGCTGGAAGGTTATATCGGTGGTGCGCGGTTCTCGATCATTGTGGAGCCGGAGTTTGAAGCGGAAGCCATTCAGATCGTTCGTAACATGCCGGGACGGGATAACCGTGCCCGTGTGGTTCAGGGATCTAAAGCCCGCAGTGATGCTGAGCGGATGAAAGTCCCGGCCAACTCGATCATTCATCTGATGGAATTCAACCACGCGGTGGTGAAAGGCTACATTACCGCGACTTATGGCAGCGTCGAGCAGGTTCGCGATGCTCAAACCCTGACCCAGACTCGCCGTGGTGTAACGGCAACAGGTATGGGCAGTGGAGGTTATTCCATGTTTCGCTGTGATTTACCTGACTCCGAGCTGGTGTTTGGCAAAGGTGCACGTGAGCGGGCGCTGGCGGCTAAAAAGGCTGAGCTGAACCAACTGGCTGTTCAGGCCAACGAGGCAGATCAGAGTATTGGTGAAGCCCGTAACCTGTTAAATGCCGTTAATCAGTTGCCACATCTGGTGTATGCCGACTACATGCAAGCCATGCTGGAATGCCATCGCAGCATACAGACCAGCGAACAGGCGTTGGACATGCTGGACTTATCGGATTTTGAGTCACTGGAAATCGAGTTCAACCGATTGCGGCAACAGCAGCAGGAGCTGGATCAGTCCATTTCCTCCCTGGATAAAGAAACCGGCGAGCAGGAAAACCGCCTGAAAACAGTCAGCAAACGTTGTGAAGATCTTGCCGACCAACAGGACGAAACATTAACGGTGGTGGAAACCCGGGAAGAGGATCTGCGTAATATCAAAACGGTCTGGCCGGAGTTCGATGCCGATGCACGCTTGGCTTCGGCCGATGAAGAGGCCAAAGATGTTACCCAGGAATTCGTTGATAACCAGGTGATGGCAATTGCCGCGGAACTGAACAGCAAAGCCCATGAAATCGAACGCAATATCCTCGAACACAATCAACGTTGTACTCCGGGTGATGCCATTGTTTATCAGCCTGACTATGCGCTGGGCCATAATCAGACCTTTTTCAAAGGCATTTGCATGGTGCGCCGGGAAGCTGACCAGGTTCACAATCGCCTGAAAAATAATATTCTGGTTGATAAGCTCGATAAGCTGGTGGGATTGAAAGAGGATTTCAACAACGCTTTCGTCACCAACCTGTGTCATTCCATCTATCAGTCCATCAATGATGGCAAACGGATTCTGGAAAATCTCAATAAAGAACTTGAGCATCATCGGTTTGGGGCTGACCGCGAAAGCTATCGGTTTGGCTGGGAATGGGTTCCGGAATACAAAGAATACTGGAGCTTCTTCAAAGAGATCATCAACGACCCGAGTCTCGGTGAGAGCAATACGCTGTTCAGCAGCAGTCTTTCGGATAAATCCAAAAAAATCCGTGACCAGCTGATGTCCATGCTACTTGATGAAGATGAACAAAAAGCCATGCGTGAACTGGAACGGATTTCCGATTACCGTAACTATCGTAACTACGAAATCTACAAACAGCCCGAAGGCAAAGAACCTATCGCGCTGAGCCAATACGGTACCGGTTCCGGGGGCCAGCTGGAAACACCTGCATATATTATTCGCAGTGCCGCAATTACCAGTGCGTTCCGCTTCAGCGAGGGGGACAGCCATCTGCGTATGGTGCTGGTTGACGAGGCTTTCTCGAAGATGGACGAAACCCGCTCTAAAGAAGTGATCAACTATCTGACCGAAACTTTGGGATTGCAGCTTCTGTTTATCATGCCAACCAGTAAATCCGGGCCGTTTATGGATCTCATTTCCAATCAGTTCGTATTCACCAAAGTGCCGTTGCCGGCGGGTCAGAAAACCGGGGAGCTGGCTACCCGGGTACTGGTTGACCGGCAAAAATGTAACCAGGACAGAATCAAAGAACTATGGGCCAACCATCGCCGTGTCGTGATGCACCAGGGTGAACTGGACTTTATGGAAGAGTTCGCCTGA